In Sporichthyaceae bacterium, the following are encoded in one genomic region:
- a CDS encoding YihY/virulence factor BrkB family protein: MAGRGGGFSGRLRAALRHLRWLAATTFRICLKHRVTGLAAEIGFFALLSLPPLVLGLAGTLGYFADVIGPDTVEHFRSSIIDLARHALSDQTVADTIVPTLNDVLNGGRFDIVSVGFLLSLWSGSRALNVTIDTIAIMYGLGGHRGIIATRMLSFSLYIVSLVVGVVLLPLVLGGPELLSLTLPHNVHWVVAFYWPVVSVLSVASLTTLFWIAVPVPNSWARGIPGSSLALGGALLGSYGVRLIINWSVGGTSIYGPLAAPIVVLIWLYALAIVMLIGAAFNAAVDRRWPQRLDDFTLDGTPTTTTGQVVPLVFDRDGTQPPDFRRAR, translated from the coding sequence ATGGCAGGCCGCGGAGGCGGGTTTTCGGGCCGGTTGCGCGCCGCGCTGCGCCACCTGCGCTGGTTGGCCGCGACCACCTTCCGTATTTGTCTCAAGCACCGGGTCACCGGGCTGGCCGCGGAGATCGGGTTCTTCGCGCTGCTCTCCCTGCCGCCGCTGGTGCTGGGGCTGGCGGGCACTTTGGGCTACTTCGCGGACGTCATCGGCCCGGACACCGTCGAGCACTTCCGCTCCTCGATCATCGACCTGGCCCGGCACGCGCTGTCCGACCAAACGGTGGCCGACACGATCGTGCCCACGCTCAACGACGTGCTGAACGGCGGCCGGTTCGACATCGTCTCGGTCGGCTTCCTGCTGTCGTTGTGGTCCGGATCACGCGCGCTGAACGTCACCATCGACACCATCGCGATCATGTACGGCCTGGGCGGACACCGCGGCATCATCGCCACCCGCATGCTCTCCTTCTCCCTCTACATCGTCAGCCTGGTGGTCGGGGTGGTGCTGCTGCCCCTGGTGCTCGGTGGGCCCGAGCTGCTCTCCCTCACGCTGCCGCACAACGTGCATTGGGTGGTGGCGTTCTATTGGCCGGTGGTGTCGGTGCTCTCGGTGGCCTCGTTGACCACGCTGTTCTGGATCGCCGTGCCCGTGCCGAACTCCTGGGCGCGCGGCATACCGGGCTCCTCGCTGGCCCTGGGCGGCGCACTGTTGGGCAGCTACGGGGTGCGGCTGATCATCAACTGGTCGGTGGGCGGCACCTCGATCTACGGCCCGCTGGCCGCCCCCATCGTGGTGCTGATCTGGCTCTACGCCCTGGCCATCGTGATGCTCATCGGCGCGGCGTTCAACGCGGCCGTCGACCGCCGTTGGCCACAGCGCCTCGACGATTTCACCCTGGACGGCACCCCCACCACGACCACCGGCCAGGTCGTCCCGCTGGTCTTCGACCGCGACGGCACCCAACCCCCCGACTTCCGCCGCGCCCGTTGA
- a CDS encoding molybdopterin-dependent oxidoreductase encodes MSRTRLLGVVSGLFVAGVGLAVAEGVASVIGGPSPVVAVGTWAIDSSPQGLTEWAIRNFRANDKKVLVTGVLCTVVVLGAVAGAIGVRAKRFAVGLTAAVGAVGVLAVSTVRGVHDNPVVRVSPALAAFAVSTAGMWWLLNSLPTPVRTAAAASAPPPAPPAAGPLRSSGLLVRERVAPPAPAGESPRSTGPVRPAVVIPGGRRAPGMDRRDFVRGAVALGAVGTVGLTAWRWGGSNTDVGPAPSFALPGPASPAASVSGADFGIPGLSPYFTANSDFYRVDTSIVVPQVSASTWQLKITGMVDNPITIGYADLLRGRLIERDVTLTCVSNEVGGDLIGNARWLGVAVRDVLRSAGVRPGADAVKSTSIDGWTAGTPLSALTDPSRDAMFAIGMNGAALPAEHGYPVRMVVPGLYGFVSATKWVTHLEVTRFADFEAYWTKRGWSAQAPIKTESRLELPVRYGQIATGPTTIAGVAWAQHRGISKVEVQVDEDPWRTATLAPWSNPDTWRQWRLDWNAPKGTHNLAVRATDASGAVQVVQNTSPVPDGATGYDGGPISIR; translated from the coding sequence ATGAGTCGTACGCGGCTGCTGGGCGTGGTGTCCGGCCTGTTCGTTGCCGGGGTCGGGCTGGCCGTGGCCGAGGGGGTGGCGTCGGTCATCGGCGGGCCGTCCCCGGTGGTGGCGGTGGGGACCTGGGCCATCGACTCCTCGCCGCAGGGCCTCACCGAGTGGGCCATCCGCAACTTCCGGGCAAACGACAAGAAGGTGCTGGTCACCGGGGTGCTGTGCACCGTGGTGGTGCTCGGGGCGGTGGCCGGTGCCATCGGGGTGCGGGCCAAGCGCTTCGCCGTTGGGTTGACCGCGGCGGTCGGCGCCGTCGGCGTGCTGGCGGTATCCACCGTGCGCGGTGTGCACGACAACCCGGTGGTGCGGGTCAGCCCCGCGTTGGCCGCCTTCGCGGTGAGCACCGCGGGAATGTGGTGGCTGCTCAACTCGCTGCCGACACCGGTCCGGACGGCGGCCGCGGCAAGTGCACCGCCGCCCGCGCCGCCCGCGGCCGGGCCGTTGCGCTCCTCGGGGCTGCTGGTCCGCGAACGCGTGGCACCACCCGCGCCGGCCGGCGAGAGCCCGCGCAGTACTGGTCCTGTGCGGCCGGCAGTGGTCATCCCGGGCGGGCGGCGCGCGCCCGGAATGGATCGACGTGATTTCGTGCGCGGCGCCGTCGCCCTCGGCGCGGTCGGCACCGTAGGGCTCACCGCGTGGCGGTGGGGCGGGTCGAACACCGACGTCGGTCCGGCGCCGAGTTTCGCGCTGCCCGGGCCGGCCAGTCCCGCCGCCTCGGTCAGCGGGGCAGATTTCGGCATTCCCGGACTCAGCCCGTACTTCACCGCGAACAGCGACTTCTACCGGGTGGACACCTCGATCGTCGTCCCGCAGGTGAGTGCCTCGACGTGGCAGCTGAAGATCACCGGGATGGTCGACAACCCGATCACCATCGGTTATGCGGATCTGTTGCGCGGCCGACTCATCGAGCGCGACGTCACCCTCACCTGTGTGTCCAACGAGGTCGGCGGCGACCTGATCGGCAATGCTCGCTGGCTCGGCGTCGCGGTCCGCGACGTGCTGCGCTCGGCGGGCGTGCGCCCCGGCGCGGACGCGGTGAAGTCCACCTCGATCGACGGTTGGACCGCGGGCACCCCGCTGTCCGCGCTCACCGACCCCAGCCGCGACGCGATGTTCGCCATCGGCATGAACGGCGCTGCGCTGCCCGCCGAGCACGGCTACCCGGTGCGCATGGTGGTCCCCGGCCTCTACGGCTTCGTCTCCGCGACCAAGTGGGTCACCCATCTCGAGGTCACCCGCTTCGCCGACTTCGAGGCGTACTGGACCAAACGCGGCTGGTCCGCGCAGGCCCCGATCAAGACCGAGTCCCGACTGGAGCTGCCCGTCCGGTACGGGCAGATCGCAACCGGCCCGACCACCATCGCCGGGGTGGCCTGGGCGCAGCACCGCGGAATCAGCAAGGTCGAGGTGCAGGTCGACGAGGACCCCTGGCGCACCGCCACGCTCGCCCCGTGGAGCAACCCCGACACCTGGCGGCAATGGCGCCTGGACTGGAACGCACCGAAGGGCACGCACAACCTGGCCGTACGGGCCACCGACGCCAGCGGCGCCGTGCAAGTGGTGCAGAACACCTCCCCGGTCCCGGACGGTGCCACCGGGTACGACGGCGGACCGATATCCATCCGCTGA